The following proteins are co-located in the Trichormus variabilis 0441 genome:
- the iolE gene encoding myo-inosose-2 dehydratase: protein MLTKNERKTNKSSILSKIQKISRLFALSFVFIFVGINSLTLPATAAPSGNNSVLVSLVSPSSKPTLLNPTFDPKKVDLGITPTGWSNSDDLTIDLNPPIPYEQILSEMALSGFKGSQMSPKFPKKIKDLKKELKLRELKISEPWVGTLFTEGKEDETLKEFDKQVAFMKEMKGKNIVVAELGGAVHQKKCVDPLVNRPRFTDAQWADLFKGLNKLGSLAKENGMQLVYHPHIGTGVEDFADIDRLMQGTDSENVKLLLDTGHLYYADVDPLAVTKKYANRIKHVHLKNIRQPILDESKKTGRSFLDSIRAGIFTVPGDTDGAIDFQPILQELAKAKYEGWLMVEAEQDPNKANPLTYALMARNYLRQVTDL from the coding sequence ATGTTGACAAAGAATGAGCGGAAGACAAATAAATCATCGATTTTGTCCAAAATCCAAAAAATTAGCCGTTTATTTGCCCTATCATTTGTCTTTATCTTTGTGGGCATAAATAGCTTAACACTTCCCGCTACGGCTGCTCCCAGCGGAAACAATTCAGTTCTAGTATCTCTGGTTTCTCCTTCATCTAAACCTACACTCTTAAACCCAACATTTGACCCCAAAAAAGTAGATTTGGGCATTACTCCCACTGGTTGGAGTAATAGTGATGACCTGACTATTGATCTTAATCCTCCTATCCCTTACGAGCAGATTTTAAGTGAAATGGCACTATCTGGCTTCAAGGGTTCGCAAATGTCACCTAAATTTCCGAAAAAAATAAAGGATTTAAAAAAAGAGTTAAAACTTCGTGAGTTGAAAATTTCTGAACCTTGGGTAGGAACTTTATTCACCGAGGGAAAGGAAGATGAAACCCTTAAAGAATTCGACAAACAAGTGGCTTTCATGAAGGAAATGAAAGGCAAAAATATTGTTGTTGCTGAATTGGGTGGTGCTGTTCATCAAAAAAAATGTGTAGACCCTCTAGTTAACAGACCTCGTTTTACCGACGCGCAATGGGCAGATTTATTTAAGGGGCTAAATAAACTGGGTTCATTGGCAAAAGAAAACGGTATGCAGTTGGTTTATCACCCTCACATTGGTACGGGAGTAGAAGACTTCGCTGATATTGACCGTTTGATGCAAGGTACTGATTCCGAAAATGTTAAGCTGCTTCTCGATACTGGTCATTTGTACTATGCAGATGTTGATCCTCTAGCAGTCACTAAAAAGTATGCTAACCGGATCAAACACGTCCATCTAAAAAATATCCGTCAACCAATTTTAGATGAATCGAAAAAAACTGGTCGTAGCTTTTTAGATTCTATCCGAGCCGGGATATTTACTGTTCCGGGAGATACAGACGGTGCAATTGATTTTCAGCCAATTTTACAAGAACTTGCTAAAGCTAAATATGAAGGATGGCTAATGGTAGAGGCAGAACAAGATCCAAACAAAGCTAATCCTTTAACATATGCTTTAATGGCTCGTAATTATTTACGCCAAGTGACCGATTTATAA